A stretch of Ascochyta rabiei chromosome 6, complete sequence DNA encodes these proteins:
- a CDS encoding Cellulase, with protein MARYTSGLVLAAALLQVGAQALPSGNVTAVTCPSTAKFNTITANAFFAGMNPGWNLGNTLDAVETEGSWNNPPVVASTFDDAKNAGFKGIRLPVTYAYHYKTQAPDWTLDPVWLQRVADVIDMITSRGLYVITNVHHDSWTWADYTKADANTTVIEERLYKTWVQIGQKLACKGEKVAFETINEIPGTTEAHGKEVNRLNNIMLQAINQAGGFNPKRVVNLVGSREDGEQTSLWFEKPDAKYKNPWGIQYHYYSPYDFVFAAWGKTTWGSDADKATLEADIERVRGNFSGVPIIIGEWAASPVETETAARWRYFDFFARIAAKYDTQTVLWDNGAYFLNRATHTWRDQVGLDIYLNAVKGIPNALPDSTTDSAATSQKSSAYIYQKKNTTVTDQTLPFLFNGNQLQKISVAATKKILTKGQHYTVADSSITFKSAFLSTVFTPTSPTGSLANLTLEFNRGANLAVNMLKYATPVLGSTSSTLPATSADLPIPITWAGQNRPATIKAVRADGTYLLDNWTTVLGPLQQGRMTYGTWDWDGNNVILKASVLDAVRAAGQTTKFTIEFYPREAGNVAEYTITV; from the exons ATGGCTCGCTACACATCAGGCTTAGTACTCGCAGCAGCCTTGCTCCAGGTTGGAGCACAGG CGTTACCGTCTGGGAATGTAACCGCAGTGACATGCCCATCTACCGCGAAATTCAACACAATAACAGCAAACGCCTTCTTTGCGGGCATGAACCCTGGATGGAACTTGGGTAACACGCTTGACGCTGTCGAAACT GAAGGCTCATGGAACAACCCACCAGTTGTGGCTTCAACGTTCGACGATGCCAAGAACGCAGGCTTCAAAGGCATCCGTCTTCCCGTCACCTATGCATACCACTACAAGACACAGGCTCCAGACTGGACACTTGACCCAGTATGGCTGCAGCGTGTTGCAGACGTAATTGATATGATTACTTCTAGAGGCCTCTACGTAATCACCAACGTCCACCATGACAGCTGGACCTGGGCAGATTACACGAAAGCGGACGCTAACACCACTGTTATTGAGGAGAGACTCTACAAGACATGGGTACAGATTGGACAGAAGCTGGCATGCAAAGGAGAGAAAGTA GCATTTGAGACAATCAACGAAATCCCTGGAACTACAGAAGCACACGGAAAGGAGGTAAACAGATTGAACAACATCATGCTTCAGGCTATCAACCAAGCTGGTGGCTTCAACCCGAAACGAGTAGTCAACCTTGTGGGTAGCCGCGAAGATGGCGAGCAGACAAGTCTGTGGTTTGAGAAACCGGATGCGAAGTACAAGAACCCCTGGGGCATTCAGTACCACTACTACTCACCCTACGATTTCGTCTTTGCGGCATGGGGCAAGACGACCTGGGGCTCTGATGCAGACAAGGCAACCCTCGAAGCAGACATCGAGCGTGTCCGCGGCAACTTCAGCGGTGTCCCCATCATCATTGGAGAATGGGCTGCCTCCCCCGTCGAAACCGAAACCGCAGCCCGCTGGCGCTACTTCGACTTCTTCGCACGCATTGCCGCCAAATACGACACCCAGACCGTGCTATGGGACAACGGTGCTTACTTTTTGAATCGCGCAACCCACACATGGCGCGACCAAGTTGGCCTGGACATCTACCTCAACGCCGTAAAAGGAATCCCGAATGCTCTGCCAGATAGCACCACTGACAGCGCCGCGACGTCGCAGAAGAGCTCAGCCTACATTTACCAGAAGAAGAACACGACTGTGACCGACCAGACCCTCCCCTTCCTCTTCAACGGCAACCAGCTCCAGAAGATCTCCGTGGCGGCCACAAAGAAGATACTGACCAAAGGCCAACACTACACCGTCGCCGACTCAAGCATAACCTTCAAAAGTGCTTTCCTCTCCACTGTCTTCACACCCACAAGCCCCACAGGCTCCCTCGCAAACCTCACACTAGAGTTCAACCGCGGCGCCAACCTCGCCGTAAACATGCTGAAATACGCCACCCCCGTGCTAGGCAGCACCAGCTCCACGCTGCCCGCCACGAGCGCAGACCTACCGATCCCGATCACCTGGGCAGGCCAGAACCGGCCGGCGACAATCAAGGCGGTGCGCGCCGACGGCACGTATCTGCTCGATAACTGGACGACAGTGCTGGGCCCCCTGCAGCAGGGCCGTATGACGTACGGCACATGGGACTGGGACGGCAATAATGTTATTCTCAAGGCAAGTGTCTTGGATGCGGTTCGGGCTGCGGGACAGACGACCAAGTTTACGATTGAGTTCTACCCTAGGGAGGCTGGGAATGTCGCCGAGTACACCATTACTGTGTAG